The Paenibacillus swuensis genome contains the following window.
CCGATGCTTTACAACTATACCCCAATTTAAAACAAACGCGGCTAATTATACTGGATGAAACCCGAACCGCACTTGAACAGTTAGAATTATGGTTGAATAACGAGATGATCCATGCGGAGAGGGACTTGATGGGGACCTTTCAAATCACACTCATACATGATGAACCGGACCTCATCATCGAAGTACCGCCATTGGAATTGTAGTGCAGGAAGCCAAATCATTGCAGAAAAAAAAGCCTTTTCCTCCGGTCGGAAGGATAAGGCTTTTTGGTGATTTTGATATTATTATGCCACTTGTTCTTCTACAGCTGTATTTGGCGCTTTTTGTTTCATAATCGGAACCAACACGCATGCTCCCAACAAGAACAGAACTCCTGCTCCGGCGTAGATGGAAGTGAGGGGGAATGCGTCTTTCAGTACGCCTGCAAAGGACATGGACACAACCATCATTCCGATAAACATCGGGTTGAGCACGCCGTTAACCCTGCCCACGATCGAGTTATGGGACCATGTAAGAATCATGGTGCTTATTCCGATATGAATGCAAGGGAACACCAGGCCGTTAAAGAATTGGGTAACCAATGTGAGCGGAACACTTTCGGAATACCCTACAATTACGGTACATACAGCCCCAACCAGCATACCGATGGCAAGCAGAACTTGCGGCGGAACCTTTTTGGCGAATACAGCCACAATACCGCCTCCGGCCAGCATCGCAATCCCGTTGATCATCAGGATATACTGCAGGAACTCCTCGCTCTTGCCCAATCTTTCCGTAACAATGAACAAGTTCAGCGCCTGTGCGACACCGACAGCCAATCCAGCAAGTATGAACACAAGTCCCAGTACGCGCAATACTTGGCTCTGCCATACATAACGGAAGCCCTCCATAAATTCTTGCTTAAACTGTCCTTTTACCGCTGGAGGACGATCCTCTTGCACATCTTTAGGCAGTCGGAGTAGCACCACAGCGGACAGCAGGAATGCAATACCCATCACGGCAATAGAAACTTCCAGTCCGAATCGGCTGTAGACAAAAGTTCCGAGCATGGGCCCAAGAACCATAAAGGTTGCCATTACGGATTGAAACAGCGCCATTCCCTGCTGCAGCTGCTCTTCGGGCACATGATATTTAAATAAACGCATGCCGGAAGGTTGGGAAAACTGCGACAGAATCGCGGAAATAAAGGCAACCAGATACACCCATTCCCATGATCCGAAATGGATCGTGATCAGAACGACAAAGACAGATACGGCAGATAATAAATCACACCATATCATTGTGCGCTTCGGACGCCAACGATCCGCGAAGGTGCCGCCGATAAACGAAAATACGAAGATAGGCGCAAATTCCGCTACACTTATCAAGGAGATTGCATAAGGGTCGTTGTTGGTTTTTGCAGCAACAAAGAGCAGAATAGCAAAGTTCCTTACCCAAATCCCGATCTGAAGTAACATGTTGGACAATAATATGGTCTGCAAAAATTTATTCTGTAGCAGACTTGGTGCTTTGTTCGTTTGCTTTACGGTTTCCATACTTTTATTACCACCTTACCATTTTGGACGTCCTTCTATTGTACAATGTTTTGTGCGATTTGCCAGAGGATAATTCTGCTTTAGCCATATTTTCTAAAGTTTATCCTTCTCTGTTTTTTGTGCTATAATAAGTGCGCAAAATCAATGTTTTGCGCACTTTCGATTTAAACACATTAAATATTGCGTTTTAGACCTGGGGGATGTAATTTTTGC
Protein-coding sequences here:
- a CDS encoding MFS transporter, which produces METVKQTNKAPSLLQNKFLQTILLSNMLLQIGIWVRNFAILLFVAAKTNNDPYAISLISVAEFAPIFVFSFIGGTFADRWRPKRTMIWCDLLSAVSVFVVLITIHFGSWEWVYLVAFISAILSQFSQPSGMRLFKYHVPEEQLQQGMALFQSVMATFMVLGPMLGTFVYSRFGLEVSIAVMGIAFLLSAVVLLRLPKDVQEDRPPAVKGQFKQEFMEGFRYVWQSQVLRVLGLVFILAGLAVGVAQALNLFIVTERLGKSEEFLQYILMINGIAMLAGGGIVAVFAKKVPPQVLLAIGMLVGAVCTVIVGYSESVPLTLVTQFFNGLVFPCIHIGISTMILTWSHNSIVGRVNGVLNPMFIGMMVVSMSFAGVLKDAFPLTSIYAGAGVLFLLGACVLVPIMKQKAPNTAVEEQVA